The following are from one region of the Abiotrophia defectiva ATCC 49176 genome:
- the nagA gene encoding N-acetylglucosamine-6-phosphate deacetylase, translating to MKYYVYAKQIVLDDQVIDKAYLTIEDGKFGPILMEEPQDAPIKDYSNSIVAPGLVDTHIHGYKSHDVMDNDFEGIKVISEGLLSCGVTSWLPTTLTSSAQLLNDVCETIGNHYQEVTGAKIRGIFLEGPFFTEKYKGAQNPKYMSDPSVEKLAKWHELSQGLVNKIAIAPERKGVKEFIEFAKSKGVYTALAHSDATYEEAAAAVEAGANIFVHIYNGMSGLHHRNPGMVGAALSLDKVFAEMICDGHHVHPAAARVVTRARGPQETVLITDCMRAGGMGEGQSRLGEFEVVVKDGTARLKDTGNLAGSILELKQGVKNVVDWGLVSPAEALRMASLTPAQSVGIDSVCGRIAPGYEADFIVVSDQLELEATYLDGELRYQA from the coding sequence ATGAAATACTATGTTTACGCTAAGCAAATTGTGCTCGATGACCAAGTCATTGACAAGGCCTACTTGACCATTGAAGACGGGAAGTTTGGTCCCATCCTGATGGAAGAGCCACAAGATGCTCCAATCAAAGATTATAGTAACTCCATTGTCGCCCCAGGTTTAGTGGACACCCACATTCATGGTTACAAGTCTCATGATGTCATGGATAATGACTTTGAGGGCATTAAGGTGATTTCCGAAGGCCTCCTATCCTGTGGGGTGACCTCTTGGTTGCCAACCACTTTGACCTCTTCTGCTCAATTGTTGAATGATGTCTGCGAAACTATCGGGAATCACTATCAAGAGGTGACCGGGGCTAAGATTCGTGGGATTTTCCTAGAAGGTCCTTTCTTCACTGAAAAATACAAAGGGGCCCAAAACCCTAAATACATGAGCGACCCATCCGTTGAAAAACTAGCCAAATGGCATGAACTATCTCAAGGCTTGGTCAATAAAATTGCCATTGCCCCAGAACGCAAGGGCGTTAAGGAATTCATTGAATTTGCCAAGTCCAAAGGCGTCTATACGGCCTTGGCTCATTCCGACGCAACCTATGAAGAAGCAGCAGCGGCCGTTGAGGCAGGGGCTAATATTTTCGTTCACATCTACAATGGGATGAGCGGGCTTCACCACCGCAACCCAGGTATGGTAGGGGCGGCCCTGAGCCTAGACAAGGTCTTTGCTGAAATGATTTGCGATGGCCACCATGTTCATCCAGCGGCTGCGCGAGTGGTAACACGTGCGAGAGGCCCTCAGGAAACCGTCTTGATTACAGACTGTATGCGGGCTGGCGGTATGGGTGAGGGCCAGTCTCGCCTAGGGGAATTTGAAGTAGTGGTCAAAGATGGGACTGCCCGTCTCAAGGACACCGGCAACTTGGCGGGCTCTATCTTAGAGCTCAAACAAGGGGTTAAAAATGTTGTGGATTGGGGTCTAGTAAGCCCCGCAGAAGCCCTGCGCATGGCCTCTCTAACACCTGCGCAATCGGTTGGCATTGATTCGGTCTGTGGCCGTATTGCCCCTGGGTATGAAGCTGACTTCATCGTAGTTAGCGATCAATTAGAATTAGAAGCGACTTATTTAGACGGCGAGCTCCGTTACCAAGCCTAA
- the lacD gene encoding tagatose-bisphosphate aldolase → MRQVSKAKYQKLQELSTESGVISALAIDQRGSLRKMIASGGGVEDVQRAVEDFKIAISEELTPYASSILLDPEYGLPAAARRSIAAGLLLAYEETGYDASEPGRLPDLLPEWSAYRLKEQGADAVKFLLYYDVDEDEAINERKHAFVERIGSECEAEDIPFFLEIVSYDATLNDEKGAEFAKVKPHKVLEAMKIFSHKRYHVDVLKVEVPVNMKFVEGFAEGQVVYSRQEALKLFKEQSEVTHLPYIYLSAGVSAQLFQETLDFAKEAGAEFNGVLCGRATWKDAVPIFASEGDQACRDWLESQGKANIEALNQVLARTATPWTKRLSVLD, encoded by the coding sequence ATGAGACAAGTATCAAAAGCCAAATACCAAAAATTACAAGAACTATCGACTGAATCTGGGGTTATCTCAGCCTTAGCCATTGACCAACGTGGTTCCTTGCGTAAGATGATTGCTTCAGGTGGTGGCGTTGAAGATGTGCAACGCGCTGTTGAAGACTTTAAGATTGCCATTTCCGAAGAATTGACACCATACGCATCGTCTATTCTCTTAGATCCAGAGTATGGCTTACCTGCGGCTGCACGTCGTTCAATCGCCGCGGGCTTGCTCTTAGCCTATGAAGAAACAGGCTATGATGCCTCTGAACCTGGTCGTTTGCCAGACTTGTTGCCTGAGTGGTCTGCTTACCGCCTCAAAGAACAAGGGGCAGATGCGGTTAAGTTCCTGCTCTACTATGATGTGGATGAAGATGAAGCGATTAATGAACGCAAACACGCCTTCGTTGAACGAATCGGATCTGAGTGTGAGGCGGAAGATATTCCTTTCTTCTTAGAAATTGTCTCCTATGATGCGACCCTCAATGATGAGAAAGGGGCGGAATTTGCTAAAGTAAAACCTCATAAAGTGTTGGAAGCCATGAAGATTTTCTCCCACAAACGTTACCATGTTGATGTCTTGAAGGTAGAAGTGCCTGTTAATATGAAATTTGTGGAAGGTTTTGCGGAGGGGCAAGTAGTCTATAGCCGTCAAGAAGCTCTCAAACTCTTTAAAGAACAAAGCGAGGTAACCCATCTGCCATACATCTACCTCAGTGCAGGTGTCTCTGCGCAACTCTTCCAAGAAACCCTGGACTTCGCCAAAGAAGCAGGTGCAGAATTCAATGGGGTACTCTGTGGCCGTGCAACTTGGAAGGATGCTGTGCCAATCTTCGCCTCAGAAGGTGACCAAGCTTGCCGTGACTGGCTAGAATCCCAAGGTAAGGCCAATATTGAAGCTCTTAACCAAGTCTTAGCGCGCACCGCAACACCGTGGACTAAGCGCTTGTCTGTCTTAGATTAA
- a CDS encoding Spx/MgsR family RNA polymerase-binding regulatory protein translates to MELIGLKKCSTCREVERLLEAQGLTYHYREINVDYPSAQELKTWYQQAGLNSTKKLVNTSGQLYRGMGLKDRWDDLSLDQQFELLATDGMLVKRPILLTDQGQVFVGPDVKAYLNQR, encoded by the coding sequence ATGGAGTTAATCGGTCTAAAAAAATGTTCGACCTGCCGGGAGGTAGAGCGACTACTTGAGGCCCAAGGCCTTACTTATCACTATCGCGAGATTAATGTGGATTATCCTAGCGCTCAAGAGCTAAAAACATGGTACCAGCAGGCTGGTCTCAACTCGACCAAGAAGCTAGTCAATACTAGCGGACAGCTCTACCGTGGCATGGGCCTTAAAGACCGTTGGGATGACTTAAGCTTGGACCAGCAATTCGAGCTTCTGGCGACCGACGGCATGTTAGTCAAGCGCCCGATTCTGTTGACGGATCAAGGACAGGTCTTTGTCGGACCAGATGTCAAAGCCTATTTAAACCAACGCTAA
- a CDS encoding CPBP family intramembrane glutamic endopeptidase, with translation MWQRMNQAWQDPVKGSWWKVLLLIGAYLVSQILAEWGLIQYGLAQSGIDSYDLVGADLSDLVYIHPWAFVILEAIALVVLILGVSIWGFKLFDWTLNKWKLLVGGFAIYGIMYCYLTIYDQVLIAYNPAFETTQNQAALQVSTQGAPFLLTFLALAILGPIVEEILFRGLVMKYLLPQLPWLGLGISSVIFGLLHQPANALEWGLYAGMGLILGLTYLKTRRLEYAICVHIINNCVAVMMMHGL, from the coding sequence ATGTGGCAAAGAATGAACCAAGCCTGGCAAGATCCTGTTAAGGGCAGCTGGTGGAAGGTGCTTTTGCTGATTGGTGCCTATCTGGTCAGCCAAATTTTGGCCGAGTGGGGATTGATACAGTATGGTCTGGCTCAATCAGGAATCGACTCCTATGACTTAGTAGGTGCCGATTTAAGTGACTTGGTCTATATACATCCTTGGGCTTTTGTCATTCTGGAGGCCATAGCTTTAGTGGTTTTAATCCTAGGGGTCTCTATTTGGGGCTTTAAGCTCTTTGATTGGACACTCAATAAATGGAAGCTCCTAGTCGGAGGTTTTGCTATTTACGGGATTATGTATTGCTACCTGACAATTTATGACCAAGTCCTGATTGCTTACAACCCAGCCTTTGAGACTACGCAGAATCAGGCGGCCTTGCAAGTATCGACACAGGGTGCCCCTTTCCTCTTAACCTTTTTGGCCTTGGCCATACTGGGACCTATTGTCGAAGAAATTCTCTTCAGGGGCTTAGTGATGAAGTATCTATTGCCCCAGCTACCTTGGCTAGGTCTGGGGATATCCAGTGTCATTTTTGGTCTCCTACATCAACCAGCTAATGCTTTAGAATGGGGCCTCTACGCTGGCATGGGCTTAATCTTAGGACTAACTTATTTGAAAACCAGGCGGCTTGAATATGCCATCTGTGTCCATATTATTAATAACTGTGTGGCTGTCATGATGATGCATGGCCTATAA
- a CDS encoding ArsR/SmtB family transcription factor yields MAEYECLEEQVISTECERLKEVMDPDQLAAQAALFKVLGDLNRVKIMHVLTVYERLCVYEISRLIDATVATTSHHLITLRKHGIIRSEKEGKHVIYSLDSQLVCKFIDLANRMRGRCPKCGKIHE; encoded by the coding sequence ATGGCAGAATATGAATGTCTAGAAGAACAAGTGATTAGTACGGAATGTGAGCGACTCAAGGAAGTCATGGATCCAGATCAACTGGCTGCACAGGCAGCCTTATTCAAGGTTTTGGGTGATCTCAACCGAGTGAAAATTATGCATGTTTTGACGGTCTATGAACGCCTCTGCGTCTATGAAATCTCACGCTTAATTGATGCCACCGTAGCGACAACTTCTCACCATCTGATTACTTTACGGAAGCATGGGATTATTCGCTCAGAGAAGGAAGGTAAGCATGTGATCTATTCTTTGGATAGCCAATTGGTTTGCAAATTCATTGATTTAGCTAATCGCATGCGAGGACGTTGTCCAAAATGTGGGAAGATTCATGAATGA
- a CDS encoding S1C family serine protease, which produces MKSRKIIKLVVGSLTGGALILSGLALQNVVTPTASQNQTDTVQAQGTASEFEETIMKAVEKAKDSVVSIQNYQKESQQNNLYGYGTGGENQVDLEDPSASQKLAGEGSGVIYKIDGDTAYLVTNNHVVENADSLKVKLADGTTEDGELVGRDAVSDLAVVKISSKNVKSAIKFADSDATKVGSIAIAIGSPLGSKFSNSVTQGIISGQSRIVPMDLNKDGQADIETTLIQTSAAINPGNSGGALLNKDGDLVGINSSKFSNVDVEGMGFAIPSKEVQRVIAQLEKDGKVTRPFIGISQNDLANITSRSKTEILKLKSDQTDGVVVTDTVKGSPAETAGLKKYDVITKIGDKEIKNILELRRELYAYNVGDKVELTVLREGKETKVQVTLGAQPERQSNNNLQQYQQGQQGQGQEQENGQEGQTPRLPFPGQR; this is translated from the coding sequence ATGAAAAGCAGAAAAATCATTAAATTAGTCGTAGGTTCTTTAACAGGGGGCGCGCTTATCTTAAGTGGCTTGGCCTTGCAAAATGTCGTAACACCGACGGCTTCTCAGAATCAAACGGATACAGTCCAAGCTCAAGGAACAGCCAGTGAATTTGAAGAGACCATTATGAAGGCTGTTGAGAAGGCTAAAGACTCTGTCGTGTCGATCCAAAACTACCAGAAAGAAAGCCAACAAAATAATTTATATGGCTATGGCACGGGAGGTGAAAACCAAGTGGACTTGGAAGACCCAAGTGCCTCCCAAAAATTAGCGGGTGAAGGTAGTGGCGTCATCTATAAGATTGACGGTGATACAGCCTATTTGGTAACCAATAACCACGTGGTGGAAAATGCTGATTCCCTTAAAGTCAAATTAGCTGATGGGACCACAGAAGATGGGGAATTGGTTGGCCGTGATGCCGTGTCCGACTTAGCTGTTGTCAAGATTTCGTCCAAGAATGTTAAATCAGCCATTAAGTTTGCTGACTCTGACGCAACTAAGGTGGGGAGCATCGCCATCGCCATTGGCTCGCCTCTAGGTAGCAAGTTCTCTAACTCTGTGACCCAAGGGATTATTTCTGGTCAATCACGGATTGTGCCAATGGACCTCAACAAGGACGGCCAAGCCGATATTGAGACCACGCTCATTCAAACTTCAGCAGCAATCAACCCAGGTAACTCCGGTGGTGCGCTACTCAATAAGGATGGCGACCTAGTAGGTATTAACTCTAGCAAGTTCTCGAATGTAGACGTCGAAGGGATGGGGTTCGCCATTCCGTCTAAGGAAGTGCAACGCGTCATTGCACAGCTAGAAAAAGACGGCAAAGTTACCCGGCCTTTCATTGGAATTAGCCAAAATGACTTAGCTAACATCACTAGCCGGTCTAAGACCGAAATTCTCAAACTCAAGTCCGACCAAACGGATGGGGTAGTGGTAACCGATACGGTCAAAGGCTCACCAGCTGAAACGGCAGGCCTCAAGAAATATGACGTTATCACCAAGATTGGCGATAAGGAAATCAAGAATATCTTGGAGTTACGTCGGGAGCTCTATGCCTATAATGTAGGTGACAAAGTAGAGTTAACCGTCCTCAGAGAAGGAAAAGAAACCAAAGTTCAAGTAACGCTTGGTGCCCAACCTGAGCGGCAAAGCAACAATAATCTCCAACAATATCAACAAGGCCAACAAGGTCAAGGACAAGAGCAAGAGAATGGCCAAGAAGGCCAAACTCCACGCCTACCATTCCCAGGCCAACGTTAG
- a CDS encoding phosphate/phosphite/phosphonate ABC transporter substrate-binding protein — translation MKKSLKLFAIFTLIATFVAGLIAPFTAKAAEKIDTIKIGFVPSRNPDEIVTSTEPLKKLLKDELAKNGFEVENVEITVGTNFEAVGEGLASGTLDYGFIPSGTYVLFSDDVEVLLTATRQGLNKNSAEPKDWNDKKATEPTDEQVTFYKGLVLAGPSAKGKELAEKVNKGEKLTWDDLNSAKWTVLSSSSASGYIYPTLWLKENFGKKITDLANVVQSDSYTNAMTRLAAEQVDIVVGYADLRRDNVDKWQKEMGASAPIWEATNVIGVTPDIVNDTVSASKTSTTVSPELNEAIKKALMDIAKTEEGKKVIKIYNHTGYKEAKDEDYNKEREAQKLIKGN, via the coding sequence ATGAAAAAAAGCCTGAAGCTTTTTGCCATCTTCACCTTAATTGCGACCTTTGTGGCCGGATTAATTGCACCGTTTACTGCTAAAGCAGCAGAAAAAATCGATACCATCAAGATTGGTTTCGTGCCGTCACGTAACCCAGACGAAATCGTAACATCGACTGAACCGCTCAAGAAATTATTGAAAGACGAACTTGCTAAAAATGGTTTTGAAGTTGAGAACGTGGAAATCACAGTAGGGACTAACTTTGAAGCTGTAGGGGAAGGATTAGCATCAGGGACTCTTGACTATGGTTTTATCCCTTCAGGGACTTATGTACTCTTTTCTGATGATGTGGAAGTTCTCTTAACTGCTACTCGTCAAGGGCTTAACAAAAACTCTGCTGAGCCAAAAGACTGGAATGACAAGAAAGCAACTGAACCTACTGATGAGCAAGTAACTTTCTACAAAGGCTTGGTTTTAGCTGGCCCATCTGCCAAAGGTAAGGAATTAGCTGAGAAAGTCAACAAGGGTGAAAAGTTAACTTGGGACGACCTCAACTCTGCTAAATGGACTGTTCTCTCATCTTCATCAGCATCTGGTTACATTTACCCAACCCTCTGGCTCAAAGAAAACTTTGGTAAGAAGATTACCGATTTAGCTAACGTGGTACAATCTGATTCTTACACCAATGCCATGACACGTTTGGCTGCTGAACAAGTGGATATTGTTGTTGGTTATGCTGACTTACGTCGCGACAACGTTGACAAGTGGCAAAAAGAGATGGGCGCTTCAGCACCTATCTGGGAAGCAACTAACGTTATCGGCGTAACGCCAGACATCGTCAATGACACAGTATCTGCTAGCAAGACTTCCACAACTGTTTCACCTGAATTGAACGAAGCAATCAAGAAAGCTTTGATGGATATTGCTAAGACCGAGGAAGGTAAGAAAGTCATCAAGATTTACAACCACACCGGTTATAAAGAAGCCAAAGACGAAGACTACAACAAAGAGCGCGAAGCGCAAAAATTAATTAAGGGCAACTAG
- the phnC gene encoding phosphonate ABC transporter ATP-binding protein encodes MIEFKKVSKRYPNGVTALKNVNLTIEQGEFVGIIGLSGAGKSTLIRTINCMHPISEGELTVNGTNVSQLKGQSLRRFRRKIGMIFQSFNLVTRASVISNVMNAFVPDIPFWRVLIGYYKKEEEIRALTALDRVGILEKAYTRVDQLSGGQQQRVALARTLAQNPEIILADEPVAALDPVTAKAVMEDFQAINRDDKISILLNIHHVELALEYCDRIIGIRDGEVVYDGPSDQVTPEILDVIYKGQAIE; translated from the coding sequence ATGATAGAGTTCAAGAAGGTCTCCAAGCGCTATCCCAATGGGGTGACGGCTCTGAAGAATGTCAACTTGACCATAGAACAAGGAGAGTTTGTTGGGATTATCGGTTTGTCAGGTGCAGGGAAGTCTACCCTAATTCGTACCATTAACTGCATGCATCCTATTAGCGAAGGGGAGTTAACGGTCAATGGGACTAATGTTAGCCAATTAAAAGGTCAAAGCCTACGCCGTTTTCGCCGAAAAATTGGCATGATCTTCCAGTCTTTTAACCTAGTAACCCGGGCGTCTGTTATCAGCAATGTGATGAATGCCTTTGTGCCAGATATTCCTTTTTGGCGGGTTCTCATTGGTTACTATAAGAAGGAAGAAGAAATTCGAGCGCTGACCGCCTTGGACCGCGTGGGAATCTTAGAAAAAGCCTACACTCGAGTAGACCAACTTTCCGGGGGCCAACAACAACGGGTGGCCCTAGCACGCACGCTGGCGCAGAACCCAGAGATTATTCTAGCCGATGAGCCGGTCGCAGCTCTAGACCCTGTTACAGCCAAAGCCGTAATGGAAGATTTCCAAGCTATTAATCGCGATGATAAGATTTCGATTTTACTCAATATTCACCATGTGGAATTAGCCTTGGAATACTGTGATCGTATCATTGGTATTCGTGATGGGGAAGTTGTCTATGACGGACCTTCTGACCAAGTCACACCTGAAATCTTGGATGTGATTTACAAGGGCCAAGCGATTGAATAG
- the phnE gene encoding phosphonate ABC transporter, permease protein PhnE produces the protein MNAFWHRMWGPRTRTLPNGKTVSKKRSLTWLYLILVVLAFYYSIELTGFKMSTLLKRGNQFFVILGRMYPPNWDYWASVQGPLLDTIKMSILGSVIGALLAIPAAVVASYNMVVNRWITGSMKLVLSLIRTVPTLIYASVLTLVFGIGTFAGTVAIAIFTFSFMAKQLYEMIETVDMKPFEAMEALGANRVYSFLGAILPQVLPSYLASSLYTFEGNVRHAAILGWVGAGGIGVILNEKIAWREYTNLGMILVALYVTVLIIEYTSRYLRSKLT, from the coding sequence ATGAATGCATTCTGGCATCGTATGTGGGGACCACGAACCCGAACCCTACCCAATGGTAAAACCGTCAGCAAGAAACGTTCTCTAACCTGGCTTTATCTCATCTTGGTTGTCCTAGCTTTCTATTATTCTATAGAACTTACTGGCTTCAAAATGTCCACCTTACTCAAGCGAGGAAATCAGTTCTTTGTTATTTTAGGACGGATGTATCCGCCTAATTGGGATTACTGGGCTTCTGTTCAGGGACCGCTATTAGATACCATTAAAATGTCTATCTTAGGCTCTGTCATTGGCGCCTTACTGGCCATTCCAGCCGCTGTGGTTGCTTCCTATAACATGGTTGTTAACCGGTGGATTACTGGCTCTATGAAATTAGTTCTTAGTTTGATTCGGACAGTGCCGACATTGATTTACGCCAGTGTTTTGACTCTGGTCTTTGGGATTGGGACTTTTGCTGGGACGGTGGCCATTGCCATCTTCACCTTCTCCTTTATGGCTAAGCAACTCTATGAAATGATTGAAACGGTTGATATGAAACCTTTTGAAGCCATGGAAGCCCTAGGTGCTAACCGGGTTTATAGTTTTCTAGGCGCCATTTTGCCACAAGTCTTACCTTCCTATCTTGCTTCTTCCCTTTATACTTTTGAAGGGAATGTCCGTCACGCAGCCATTCTGGGATGGGTTGGTGCTGGTGGGATTGGGGTCATCTTGAATGAGAAGATTGCTTGGCGTGAGTACACGAATTTAGGCATGATTTTAGTTGCCCTCTATGTGACAGTCCTGATTATCGAGTATACCAGTCGCTACTTGCGCTCTAAACTAACTTAG
- the phnE gene encoding phosphonate ABC transporter, permease protein PhnE produces the protein MINKINEMYESRTSDKYFKALWVLGLVILIVWSWSALGSIDISEKGPTIAFNIISGIFHPNLETLLGLGESGVLHLLLETAAIAFMGTIVGAVFSIPLAFLASGKVMPMPITVITRLFVMAVRTIPSFVYGLMFIRVTGPGAFAGVMTLSVTSIGMISKLFSETIDDLDDSILEALDAAGCSTFQKIRCGIIPQLWSSLISTLIFRFDMNLRDATILGVVGAGGIGAPLTFAINGYKWDEVGAILIGLIAFILIVEYSSSYIRKRLTQG, from the coding sequence ATGATTAATAAAATTAATGAAATGTATGAATCACGTACCTCAGATAAGTATTTCAAGGCCTTATGGGTGCTTGGTTTAGTAATTCTCATTGTTTGGTCCTGGTCAGCTTTGGGCTCTATTGATATTTCTGAAAAGGGCCCGACCATTGCCTTCAATATTATTAGCGGGATTTTCCACCCTAACTTGGAAACCTTACTTGGTTTAGGTGAGAGCGGCGTACTCCACTTGCTCCTAGAAACGGCAGCTATTGCTTTCATGGGAACCATTGTAGGGGCTGTATTCTCTATTCCTTTGGCTTTTCTCGCTTCAGGTAAGGTCATGCCAATGCCCATTACCGTCATTACACGCCTCTTCGTAATGGCAGTTCGGACCATCCCAAGTTTTGTTTACGGGCTCATGTTTATCCGCGTAACCGGTCCGGGTGCTTTCGCTGGGGTCATGACCCTATCAGTTACTTCGATTGGGATGATTTCTAAGCTCTTCTCAGAAACCATTGATGATTTAGATGATTCAATACTTGAGGCGCTTGATGCGGCGGGGTGTTCTACCTTCCAGAAAATTCGCTGCGGGATTATTCCGCAACTTTGGTCTAGTTTGATCTCTACCCTGATTTTCCGTTTCGATATGAACCTACGTGACGCTACGATTCTAGGGGTTGTTGGCGCCGGCGGGATTGGGGCACCATTGACTTTTGCGATTAACGGCTACAAATGGGATGAAGTGGGTGCCATATTAATTGGTCTAATTGCTTTTATCTTGATTGTCGAGTATAGCTCTAGTTACATCCGCAAACGTTTGACCCAAGGTTAA
- a CDS encoding LPXTG cell wall anchor domain-containing protein, translated as MKKWSKGILVLGLVASVLGSYPVAAQATASNNEAEASQVAQAKEHSIVRYVLVNAQDNTEGLVFYFLVEGNRDQAVSAAHKWLVEQGLEKDGMAGVKEYKPAKERETSEGLVTASVYDASQTIQNFAALKKKFDSYLAQLPLEDEADKQVLPVISLPAPKPEQKPAESSQASESKPSESKPAETSQASESKPSESKPVETSQASESKPSESKPVETSQASESKPTESKPAESSQSTASKPAESKPAESSQSSVSKLSESKLNESSKPSESKPSESKSESKESQSSSSKVEVKKESKRENKKGLPNTGEVDRLPFLLVGALLVIAAIGLILMRRRRF; from the coding sequence ATGAAAAAGTGGTCGAAAGGAATCTTAGTTTTGGGTTTAGTTGCCAGTGTTTTGGGTAGCTATCCAGTTGCAGCACAAGCCACTGCATCAAATAATGAGGCGGAGGCCAGCCAAGTAGCGCAAGCTAAGGAACACAGTATTGTGCGCTATGTTCTAGTTAATGCCCAAGATAATACAGAAGGGCTTGTTTTCTACTTCTTGGTAGAGGGTAATCGTGATCAAGCTGTCTCTGCGGCTCATAAGTGGCTAGTAGAACAAGGTCTTGAAAAAGATGGTATGGCGGGTGTTAAGGAATATAAACCAGCCAAAGAACGCGAAACGTCTGAAGGTTTGGTGACCGCTAGCGTATATGATGCTAGTCAAACCATTCAAAATTTTGCGGCGCTCAAGAAAAAATTCGATAGCTACTTAGCGCAGTTGCCTCTGGAAGATGAAGCGGATAAACAAGTGCTACCTGTTATTTCATTGCCAGCACCTAAGCCTGAACAAAAGCCAGCAGAGAGCTCGCAAGCTTCAGAATCTAAGCCAAGTGAATCCAAGCCAGCAGAGACGTCACAAGCTTCAGAATCTAAGCCAAGTGAATCCAAGCCAGTTGAGACATCACAAGCTTCAGAATCTAAGCCAAGTGAATCCAAGCCAGTTGAGACATCACAAGCTTCAGAATCTAAGCCAACTGAATCTAAACCAGCTGAATCTTCTCAATCCACAGCCTCTAAGCCAGCTGAATCCAAACCAGCTGAGTCTTCTCAATCCTCAGTTTCTAAGCTAAGTGAATCTAAGCTCAACGAGTCTTCAAAACCTAGCGAATCTAAGCCTTCTGAGTCTAAATCTGAATCAAAAGAAAGTCAAAGCTCAAGTAGTAAGGTAGAGGTCAAGAAAGAAAGCAAAAGAGAAAATAAGAAGGGCCTGCCAAACACTGGTGAGGTGGACCGCCTACCATTCTTGTTAGTGGGTGCTCTACTAGTCATTGCAGCGATTGGCCTCATCCTCATGCGTCGTCGCCGTTTCTAA
- a CDS encoding potassium channel family protein: MKPKLNTRIIGVLGLGVFGRTVAKELSKYDVDVIAIDNRQANVQDVADYVTKAAVGDITDYDFLKNIGVKECDIVIIATGTNLESSVLAAMHCKKLGVPRIVGKARSLTFEEVLYEVGVHVVVSPERDSGVRLASKILRNKIDEVLRLDDDTSIVEFTAPDAWVGKTVLELDLRRKYELNLIGMREEKGEKLNSSIAINHPIEANTILVAMANSHVFEKYDYLGYFND, encoded by the coding sequence ATGAAACCAAAACTTAATACTCGGATTATTGGCGTCTTAGGTCTGGGGGTCTTTGGCCGTACCGTCGCTAAAGAACTTAGCAAATACGATGTAGACGTTATCGCCATTGACAACCGACAAGCCAATGTCCAAGACGTGGCAGACTATGTTACTAAGGCGGCTGTCGGCGACATTACCGATTACGACTTCTTGAAAAATATCGGTGTTAAGGAATGCGACATTGTCATTATCGCGACCGGTACTAACTTGGAAAGCTCTGTACTAGCGGCTATGCACTGTAAAAAACTAGGTGTCCCTCGAATCGTGGGTAAGGCTCGTAGCTTAACCTTTGAAGAGGTCCTCTATGAAGTGGGCGTCCATGTAGTGGTCTCTCCTGAACGTGACTCCGGTGTACGTTTAGCATCTAAGATTCTCCGTAATAAGATTGACGAAGTGCTACGTCTAGACGATGATACCTCGATTGTCGAATTTACGGCGCCTGACGCATGGGTCGGTAAGACTGTCTTAGAATTAGACTTACGACGCAAGTATGAACTCAACCTAATTGGTATGCGGGAAGAAAAAGGCGAGAAGTTGAATTCTTCTATTGCCATCAACCACCCGATTGAAGCCAACACCATTTTGGTCGCGATGGCTAATTCTCATGTTTTCGAGAAATATGACTATTTAGGTTACTTTAATGACTAA